The genomic DNA ccaaagttgaaagtaaaaaaagttgtgaggatagattgcaaaagataaaaagttttgggttaaaagtaaaaaaacaaatagtttcgggttaaaagtaatttatgaaatacttttgggtggaaagtaaaaaaaaatcaattttttttgaaacccccaaagccaaggttacgacaATCATATGCATAACgattttttctttggaaaaccctAAAGCACACGCCGCATTGcgacggggcgtaaaacggtgtcaaagagtactaatgtcacacaaccgttatCGACCacgaacactgactcgacctagggtctgcgtgttgcgacgaacctgtcaaacatgaaaaaaatagaggtaaaaacgttgaaccacacatgtacgttgcgtcgtattaacttgcaaaatttgaaacaaaacataaaaaagttgaaccacacatgtacgttgcgtcgtattaactcgaaaaattaagAACTATacataaaacgaaaatttgctaaagatgaaaagtataagtgacaaaagttgtgaagttaaattgcaaataatgaaaagttttgggttaaagttaaaaaaaacaaattatgtagggttaaaattgcaaaaggtaaaaacatttgagttaaaaataataaaatgtttgggttgaagttaaaaaacaaattatgtagggttaaaattgtaaaagttaaaaacctttgggttaaaattaaaaaagaaagtattttttttgaaaaactctcaAAGCACATGTTACAAGTTGTTATGCACAAAAGATTTGCTTATTTGTATATGGAATAATTTACACGATGAAGAAAAAGCAAAGGGGGCTGGGAACCCCCGGCCCAAACAAAGTTGCGCCCATAAAGAGAGACTAAACATTCATTCAAGGTCAGGTACTAAACATCTTACATTTAGGACAATCACTTGACCAAACTTGCATTTTTTTTTGGataattagatttaaatcatctCACTGTTACCTATTAGCTAGAAATAGTTCTAACGAACGAATATTTTGTGACAGTTTCAActtttaaactatttttttttcaacGAGTTTTTTCTAACTAAGGATTAACCCACTTAATTTTTGCTGACATGGACTGCCACACCAGTAGTCCACCTCCTCAAAACTTGGCCACTAAGTAGTTCATGTCAtcaaaagtttgactttttgcCATATAAGCAGTCCACGTCATCAAACCTTTGATATTTTTTGCTACATAAGCAGTCAAcgtcaacaaaaaaaaaaaaaaaaaaaaactaattgggTTAGACCTTAGATAGAAAAAAACTCGTTGAaagaaaaaaatatcaaaaactaAGACTATCGCAAAGAATTTCGTTAGTTGAAACTGTTGCCGGCCAATAGGTAATAATTGGGATTACTTAAATCTAATTCTCCagtttttaaatatattaaaaccGTAACACGGGTATACGGTATACCATAGGACCAACCGTATAATTCATTCAAAAGTATCATCCCCTTtcaattgtaaaaaaaaaaaaaaaaaaaaaaaaaccattctCCTCATATAAATACTATTCAATTTTTTTTGGTTCAATATCACGTGGCATGCACTATTATTTTGGTACAACTTCAAAAGTGTTGTGTGCAAACTTGATTGCATATGATATGTTTTACTTTTCTTTCCTTAGAGCATtagtaaaaatataaaataaccCTTATGATTTAGTTTTATTATTACTAAATCCTATACTTTATAATGTATTATTATAAAGCTTTTTCAGTTTTTTTACGTGGGTTTTGTTACCCTTTCGACTTAGTTTAATTGTTCATTTCTACCATAACATGCTACAATACACATACATGGTTTAACACTTTTACATCTATTTTTTGTTCGGTTTAAAGATCTTGTCTTTGCCTTAACGCGCGTGAGTCTAAATactagttttatttttaatttttaaattttttattgaTTTTATTTTTAGTATATTTTCACTCAAATTTTGGTGGTGGGGAGTCTtcttttctccatcgacctttaCAAGAATGACAAATTCTTATGTTTCTCGGGAAGGCCAGATATAATATTtttagttcaaattaatgaagTGTTTAAACTAATTGATTCCGTGTTAAAAATTTTTGGATAACTTTCTGatttttaggggctgtttggtagcctctgaatggtcattaagaggctacctcttaatggaaccattaagaattttaccaatgagaaggtagaagaatgtgacatgtgatgatttaccattcagaggttacctcttaaccattcagacttgaggttacctcttattcattcagaggttttaaaccattaagaggtaacatctgaatggtcattaagaggctaccaaacagccccgtAGTTATTAGTAAAAAGCATGTCACATATTGGTTGGAGTTGGAGTTTGCTAGTGGCCCAAATCAGTCTAAAATACTGATTCAAGCCCAAGTTTGGTCATGGCCTCATGGGCTCATGGTACAAGAGTTCAGACTTCAGACGACTGACTCATAATTTCTGTTTCTCAAAGGTTACATAAGTTTCCACTTTGGCCTTTTGGGTGTTTATTAATTGGATTATTTATGTCTGCTTATATGTTTGTAATAAAAAAGGTTAACCAAATTAACAATTAACACAAtaattatttaaattaaataattgtGTGGTGGGAAGGGTGAGTTGACATACATCATTTTCGTGGGTACACTGTCCTATTAAGAGTATTGAATGACCACCTCATCTCTAATATCTACATGTTGAAGTTGGATTGTGACATTTGATTGTCCAACAAAATCCATGGTCCCATTTCTTTATACATTTGGTCCCATTTTATCTCAAAAATAACTTCTACTCTTTTCATTCAAAATACTTTTTAATCATTACTCTAAAACTATATTACCTATATATATGTTTATTAagacgttttataaataagagaTTTAACGTTAACATAAACGACTTCTGACTCTCAGCTTATGATAATTAAACTTCTAATGACACAACATTGTTGGTGGTCTATTTAGCATATCGATAACAATAACAAGATTTGAAATCATGACCTATATATGATTAAGTATATTGGTGTACTTGAACCAAAATGAATATTTTCATGTATTTTCGAAGCGTTTTTAATTGTTTGGAGTGGTTACATTCCGAGTTATGTCTAAGTCTAGATCAAGACTTTAAGCCAtgcatgccatagttgtgaagatGAAGATCTTATTGCTAGTTTATATCCATGCATCATAATCAGTTTACTCTTCAAGTCTTTCTTTCAAAGAAATGATATCAAATCGTCGATTAACACAAGCATCAAGAGACGAAATTACACGATTATAAACACAAGCATGATTAATATCATTCATTATCCAACTATAATTTGAGTGATCAAATACAAAGATAGGCATAACCTGCAAACCACTACAAACATATATGATTAAGCAATTAGGAAAATGCTGAAATACTTATATATATCTTTGTACTTAATTGTTATTAATTAAACTCCTAATAATGGAAGCTTGAGGACTGTCATCATCAATGGTGGACAACAAGCGGGAGAGACGATCACTAAGGTCATCaacctccttgtgcaagctcctcaCGTAGTTACAAGTTTCCTGCAACACCTTCGAAGCTGATGCCTacacaaaaatcatatttttatcatatatATCGAATCATTTGTGTATAAACATTTGTCATATGTGCTAGAGGTCAAGGGTTCTAGTCCGTTGTGGACCGTGGATCAGTAGATGTGTACGTGTGAGTTAgctgttttaaaaaa from Helianthus annuus cultivar XRQ/B chromosome 7, HanXRQr2.0-SUNRISE, whole genome shotgun sequence includes the following:
- the LOC110927123 gene encoding transcription factor PRE6; the encoded protein is MSRRSGGSTPRISDDQIIELVSKLQQLLPELRNRRSNKASASKVLQETCNYVRSLHKEVDDLSDRLSRLLSTIDDDSPQASIIRSLINNN